Within the bacterium genome, the region GGCGGATGGGTTGATTGAAATGACCATCCCCGACAAGCCCAACAGCCGCCTGCAGAAATACCGCCTGACCGATAAAGGCCGCCAGTGGCTTGCAGAGCAAAGGAAGAATAGCGACAAGTAAACTGCTCGGAAACGTTTCCGGGCTGACGATCTCGTGTGTTTTGCTCGGATATGCCGGGTGGAGAATGTCAGGCACCCCTGTCTGGAAGAGGTTCTTTGGTTTTTTATGGCGGATTTTAACAATGCATGATATTATTTTCGATAGTCTTGAATAGTTGAATAGAAAGGATATAGCCATGTTGAATGCCATCAAAGTCAATTTATCACGGCAAGAGATTATTAGTGCCGTGAAGGCCATGAAGAAGAGGGATCGGGAAGCCTTCCTGGAGGAACTGCTCGCTACAACCTCACCCGAATACTTGGAGAGCATCAAGGAAGCCAGGGCGGACTATAAGGCCGGTCGTGTAAAGACACATGACGAGGTATTCGGACATTGAGTTATCGGCTCGTATATACCCGGAAAGCCGTCAGGGACATTGGCAAGCTCGAAGCCGGTCTCAAAAAGCGCATCGGCACAACCCTCCTTCGTTTCAAAGACAATCCTTTACAATATGCTGAACCGCTGACCGACCCGGAACTCGGCGGCTACCGTTTTCGCATCGGTGATTATC harbors:
- a CDS encoding type II toxin-antitoxin system RelE/ParE family toxin; this encodes MSYRLVYTRKAVRDIGKLEAGLKKRIGTTLLRFKDNPLQYAEPLTDPELGGYRFRIGDYRVIFDMEGDDIVVLRVDHRKEIYRRK